Proteins encoded together in one Vigna angularis cultivar LongXiaoDou No.4 chromosome 5, ASM1680809v1, whole genome shotgun sequence window:
- the LOC108339163 gene encoding uncharacterized protein LOC108339163 has protein sequence MLQAGRQFPEGIADIIRKNQQQSAFCHVHRYNHENSEFDVQEISTPHQYRSVPLSYKVRLNEWWYDCGHFQATRLPCHHVIAVCAYSHIPLTQVIDPVYSLNNIYKAYEVQFHPIQNEDYWSAYTGPNFMPDPKMRHKASGRPSTNRIHNEMDQSTPDKPKKCPYCRNEGHHRENFSFRQ, from the coding sequence ATGCTACAAGCAGGCCGCCAATTTCCTGAAGGAATCGCCGACATTATTAggaaaaatcaacaacaatccGCATTTTGTCATGTCCATCGCTATAACCATGAAAATTCAGAATTTGATGTTCAAGAAATTTCAACACCTCACCAATACCGCTCTGTTCCACTTTCCTATAAGGTCAGGCTAAATGAATGGTGGTATGATTGTGGTCACTTCCAAGCTACTCGTCTCCCATGTCATCATGTCATTGCCGTTTGTGCATATTCTCATATCCCACTAACCCAAGTAATCGATCCAGTGTACAGTCTTAACAACATTTACAAGGCATATGAAGTACAATTTCACCCAATCCAAAATGAAGATTATTGGTCTGCGTATACAGGTCCAAATTTCATGCCAGATCCTAAAATGCGACACAAGGCATCTGGAAGACCATCTACAAATAGGATTCATAATGAAATGGATCAATCCACTCCAGATAAGCCAAAAAAATGCCCTTACTGTCGTAACGAAGGTCATCATAGGGAAAATTTTTCATTTCGTCAATAG